The following coding sequences lie in one Girardinichthys multiradiatus isolate DD_20200921_A chromosome 13, DD_fGirMul_XY1, whole genome shotgun sequence genomic window:
- the cers2a gene encoding ceramide synthase 2a — protein MLSRLSELIWADWIWFPEGHGWDDLKDHDGKVFPKTRDLWAVFPVALCFLVIRQIFEQTIALPLASLMGVRDKHRICASPNPILESHFCSKSKHPTQSSIEGLSKQTGSSVRQVQRWFRQRRNQDRPSKLRKFQEASWRFTFYLLAFFAGLAVLIDKPWFHDVKMVWENFPKMPLLPSQYWYYMIELGFYVSLVFSVASDVKRKDFKEQIVHHVATILLIGFSWLVNYIRAGTLIMLVHDASDYLMESAKMFNYAGWKRTCNCVFTVFAAVFIITRLIIFPFWIIYATGVYPLTLYSTFFGFYFFNGLLVVLLVLHIFWTGLILRMVIKFLPGNDIVEDERSDKEETESDDEDDGEQRQKPKNGHMQNGHAVLNNNHRKTD, from the exons ATGTTATCTCGGTTAAGTGAGCTGATATGGGCCGACTGGATCTGGTTCCCAGAAGGCCACGGCTGGGATGACCTAAAGGATCACGATGGCAAAGTTTTCCCTAAAACACGGGACCTCTGGGCGGTATTCCCCGTCGCGCTGTGCTTCCTCGTCATAAGACAGATATTTGAGCA gaCAATAGCACTTCCTTTGGCTTCTCTGATGGGAGTGAGAGACAAGCATCGCATCTGTGCTTCTCCAAATCCCATCCTGGAGTCCCATTtctgcagcaaatcaaaacatcCCACACAG AGCTCCATAGAGGGTTTAAGCAAGCAGACTGGTTCTTCAGTGCGACAGGTACAGAGGTGGTTCAGACAGCGGAGAAATCAAGATCGACCCAGCAAGTTGAGAAAGTTTCAGGAAGCGAG TTGGAGGTTTACATTTTACCTTCTTGCTTTCTTTGCTGGCCTGGCAGTCCTTATTGAT AAACCATGGTTCCATGATGTAAAAATGGTGTGGGAAAACTTCCCCAAAATG CCATTGTTGCCTTCCCAGTACTGGTACTACATGATCGAACTCGGCTTCTATGTCTCCCTAGTTTTCAGTGTAGCATCAGATGTCAAACGGAAG GATTTCAAAGAACAAATAGTTCACCATGTAGCGACCATCCTCCTTATCGGCTTCTCCTGGCTGGTCAACTACATCCGGGCAGGGACTTTGATCATGTTGGTGCACGACGCCTCGGATTATCTTATGGAG TCAGCCAAAATGTTTAACTACGCAGGCTGGAAAAGAACCTGCAACTGTGTCTTCACCGTGTTTGCTGCAGTTTTCATCATCACCCGCCTTATCATCTTCCCCTTttg GATCATATATGCGACAGGCGTGTACCCGTTGACCCTCTACTCCACCTTCTTCGGCTTCTACTTCTTCAACGGGCTGCTGGTGGTGCTGCTGGTTTTGCACATCTTCTGGACAGGGCTCATTCTGCGCATGGTCATTAAATTCCTACCCGGAAAT GACATTGTCGAGGACGAGCGGAGTGATAAAGAGGAGACCGAGTCAGATGATGAAGACGATGGTGAGCAAAGACAGAAGCCAAAGAACGGCCACATGCAGAACGGTCACGCTGTCCTCAATAACAACCACAGGAAGACGGACTGA